The Raphanus sativus cultivar WK10039 chromosome 2, ASM80110v3, whole genome shotgun sequence DNA segment ACTCCTCCGAAAGTTCGATTCCCCTGGAACTACTAGTAAACCTCCCCGCGCTCTCGATAAGTACGACTTCCTTCGTTTCTGTAAGTCGTCTCGTCTCTCAATTCTCCTATCGAAATTTTGCGTTTGATTAGCGTCTCTGGGGGAACAAATCGCGTTGATGATTGCAATATCTGTTCGCTTCTCTTGTGTGATGATGATGTATCTAAAACTATACTCTTAAGTGATCAAGTTTTTTAGATCGTAACAAAAGATAAACGAAGATATTATTCTCTGTGTGATCTTTCAGTTTCAGTCACGCAGGGCACGCAAGGCGAGAGCAAAGCACTGAACCACCACAGAGTTATTGATGTTGAAGGTAAAAGTAAGAGAAAATGTCTATTCGTAGGTGCGAGAGTTATGAGTTTGTCATCTAACTTGGCTAAACTGATTTTGGTTTATGCAGTCCCAGCAAAAGAAGAGCGGTTAAGGTGTGAACCCAGCGGATATTATAAAACTGTGAGCCTTGTCATGAATTCATGAAGGATGTATTATTATAAGGAATAGGAATGTCAAgaaattttctgatttttgtttgtaCAATGTATTGCAGTGGGACCTGATTGATGTAACATCCGATGACTCCCATGGAAGGATTGGAGTTAATTCGTCATCGTCATCGGAAAATGATGATGGTTATTTAGCTATAATATCCACTATCTAGTTTCAgttttatttgttgtttcttCCCTCAAAATTGCTTGCTCTAAAGAAGCTTTTCTGTATTATTTCAGCCTCAGAAGGAGAAGAAGCCACAAGTATTACTTCTGGTTCACGTGAAGTTGTAAGTCTATGCGCTTTTATTAGAGATAGTGAAGGGACCACATGTAACTGAAAACCAAAGCTTGTTCTTTCTCTGAAAACTTTTTCTTTGATTTACTGGCTGTTTCAAGAGTTATGCATGTGGGCTTATATTCAGAAAATATCTCACGCTTTTATATTTCTGCATTTACAGGATTCCGAGAATTCACACGTTCTCATAATCCCTGATCTTATTATCTATGGAGATATATACTGTACTAACTCGAAGCTGACATTTTCACGCAACTGTATGAGTGTTGAAAGTTCATCGGTGAATGCAACTAAAGGGACATTTAGTTGTAAGTGGGCAATAGAAGATATCGTCAGAATTGAGTCTCAGTGGTGTTCAGAGGTGATTTCTGCTAGATATTTCATTTATGGGTTGATGAGTTTTCTTATGATATCTGAGTTGTAAATTTTCAGGTTGAGACTGCCGTGGTAAACGTCCTTCTGAAGTCCAGGGACCCTAACGAAGTTGACAATGCGAAAGAGATTTCAGGTTTACCATaagctctcttttttttatgttaCTGTTGTTTCAGTGCGAGGGGGTTTCTCAAAGTTGGAAATTGTTAGCTAAATAAGAGCGCCTATACATCATATCTCTCTGTTGATAGCTTTTGATATTTTCTACGTCAGCTCCAGTCTAACTAATACCTGCACCCATGTTTGACAGGCATCGATCTCCTAAAGTTTTCCGTTTATGACGCTAAATCGTTTAAAGAAGTAGAAACCATCAAATTGTTGGACTCGAGATACAaggatatatggtttgataCCATAACGTAAGTCATCATTATCCCACCATTGTGTTAGCATCTTTATTGCATTTTGTACAGTATAAATGTTGGTCGCATCTGAGTCAATTGGTCTTTTGCTCAAGTCCTGAAGTATGTGTTTTTCTCTTTGTAATTTCCACATCTTGAACTGATTTGGTGACACAGTGAACAACACATTTGTGTGATGTATAAAAATCTCTTATGTTTAGTTGTTTCCTCGTGAGCTAGATAGATTCTTGGAAATTTTCAATTGTAAAATCTTCATGAAAAGGATTTTGACAATAGTGAAAAGGACCACGTAAGGTTGAAATCCTATAAAAGGCTAAGAGAGAGAAGTTACTTAGACAGGAAAAACATATGGCAGGTTCTGACTTTTAGTTTATCGTTGTTGAATGTTGACAGAGAAAGCGAGGAAAGTGCTTGTAGTGGACACAATTTGGAAACATCACTCACCAAGTAAGTATGAAGTATCATATACTCgtggtttataaattttaattttggtaGATGTAATCTGATAACTTGGTGATGTACTCCTCTAActtcttatatgttattttatgaCTTATGTTGGTATTGGTGACCTGAGACTTAGATGTGTATAGAATTATGGAAGATtgttatattagcttttgaAGGCATGCTATATGATGAATGTGTTTCTGATGCCCCTTCTAGTTATCTGAAATATATAAGCAACATGTATTTGCTTGACATCGTAACGCTTGGTGCCTTGAATTAATTTAGATATTGACCCCCGTTTATTCTTATCTtaccttttgtttgtttatattctGATCTTCAGTCTAGCTGGTTCATTTGAAGATCTAGTTTACCCTCAAGGAGAACCAGATGCTGTAGTAGTGCGGAAGCAAGACATAGAGCTTCTGAAGCCAAGACGTTTCATTAACGATACAATCATTGATTTTTATATCAAGTAAGTTACTATCTTTTCGTATTGTCTTAACTCTCAacattataacaaaataaaatctgTACTCGTAGAGCATAGAAGGCCTAGTATTGCCATGTCAAAAGCAAGGTCACTTCTcgtttgtttttaaaaatgcgTTAACTGTAGCATGAGTTGATGTTAGGTGTTCagattataattaaaaacattgtcgTATTATATTTGCCATCATTTATATACCTTTTCAATGCATAAACTAGTTGGACGCAGCTTGTAAAATTTGGTTTAATACTTGCAGGTACCTTAAGAGTCGGATTCCACCAGAGGAACGGGGCAGATTCCACTTTTTCAATTGTTTCTTTTTCCGTAAGCTAGCTAACTTAGACAAAGGTTCACCTAGCTCGTTTGGAGGAAAGGAAGCATACCAACGTGTGCAGAAGTGGACTAAGAATGTGGAACTCTTcgaaaaagattatatatttattcctATAAATTTCAGGTGAAAACATTATCCACACACATGGGTAATTAGTTCCTGCCGCTGTTATGATGATTTATCTTGCCTATGATTGCAGTTTTCACTGGAGTCTGATTATCATCTGTCATCCAGGTGAATTGGTTCCTTCTTCTGGTAAGGTTAACTCCCTATGTTATGTTCTTATGCTTGTTTTATAATagcctaaaaataaattatcactCTGGTGATGATGAAGTCGAAAACGCATCAAGGGTTCCATGCATCTTGCATCTGGACTCAATTAAAGGAAGCCACAAGGGTGGTCTCGTCAACATTTTTCCGAGGTATGCTCAACAACGTTTTCATTATATTCACTGGCATCGGCGATGCTGTATAGCATTTACTCGTTCTTGGCATTTGTGTTTCAAGAGAGCATATTATGTCATGATACCTTTAAATAGTCTCGCGAGTTATTTCTTGTATAGTGCGAATGCAACTTATGCATAGGAGGCTAGTTACTGGTGTTGAGTTTGCAGTTAATCAATTGTTTATTTACTTGAGAGGTCTTCACTAATTTTCCATCCATTTTATATGAAGACTTCCCCAGCCAAATGAACCGATTTTATCATGAATATTTGTTGCATAGCATGAGTAAACTACCTAAATGTCAATCATGTGATCACAGTTACCTACGTGAAGAGTGGAAAGCGAGGCAAGGAAACACAAAAACTGATTTATCAAGAGCATCAAATATGCAGCTCATTTCACTCGAGGTATTGCTTCTAACGAGAATGAAATTATCTTGAGCACGGATAGAAGGCTCAAAACTAATACCACTGTCATGATTGTGTAAAGCTCTGGTTCTAGATTATCCTTGTTTACAAAGTACCCCTGCTTGTATGCGTGCAATAGATGAACATGTTGAGGAGCTTGCTAGATGAGTCTTTATTCGGTAGACTTGTTTATGTCTATCATATCAATGCAGTTTTGTTGGGATTCTTTGAGAAACATGTTAATATTCCAATATCATCCGATATTTTCGTTGTGGAATTTTTTTCATTGGTTTTCTGATGATATTGCTTCATTTTACAATGCAGCTCCCGCAACAAGAGAATTCGTTTGATTGTGGCCTCTTTTTGCTCCACTATTTGGAACTTTTTGTGACACGAGCTCCTGCTAAATTCAATCCTTCTCTTATCACAAGATCGGGAAAATTtgtaagttttcttttttcttttcatctccTTTTGGATATAATGAAGTTGCATCTGACTTTCTGAATTTACCATATTTTATCGTATGCAATAACATCAGCATGAAACAGTGATTTGAAGGTGATGCGTTAATTTATTTTCTGCTTCTAATCAGCTAACTAGGAAATGGTTTCCTGCCAAAGAAGCTTCACTTAAGCGTGGATACATCTTAGAGTTGCTTTACAATCTCCACAAAGGTCATGATCCAAGTATTCTTCCAGCTAATTCCAATAGCAAACCACCTCATTTCCGAGTTTCCAACAAGAATGACGAAGAAAACGAAAGCAAGAATGTGACTGAGACCTGTAATTGGAGAAAACCATTTGATGGTGGTTCCTCATCAATCGTCACATACATTCCTCAAACAAAGACTTGCTTGCCAGATCAGATTCTCAGCAAAGAAGTTTTTTACGCGGGAGGTTATGACCTCCCTGAGGCTTCCAAGCGCCGAAAGTCCTTTATGTCGCCTATAGTGGTAATTCCTTTTTACTATGTCTTCAGTTTAGTTTTTAAATGCTAATTATATTATGTTGATAGCGATTCTAACACTTTCTCGCAAACCAGGAAGAAGTTCAAGAAAGTGGTGAGAAAGAAGAAATCCATTTGCCAATGGACACAGAGGAATCTATCTGTCAAGAGATGGAAACATTACGAAAAGAGGAATGCATGCTTTATATTGAGGacactgatgatgatgaagctgTTTCAGTAGAATACGTCCCTGATTCCCAGGATTCATATGAAGTTGAGATgaaagaagacgaagaagaagatgatgaattgATTCTATTTACTGGAGCATCCAAAGAGATTCACAAAACCAGAGAAACCAaatctgcttcagcattgatCGAAAAAGGAGTCTACAAGAGTAAGAGTAGAGCTTTAGCTGCTCGTTCTTGCTGTAACAACATTCTTCTTGTGTTGTCTGATGATGAGGGAAGCTCTGCCGGAAGTTACGAACTTCAGAACAAAGAAAACATCTCTAGTTCAAGTTGTAATGTGATGGCCAAGAGGCCAAAGACTTGAAAGAAGAATATCACCAAATCTCATGGGGATACTTTTGCGCTCTAGAGTTGTTGCGTTGACAATGCTATTTAAACTCATCCATGTATATAAGTAATAATCTACGTCAAAATTCATATTCAATACTGCTCGTCTCTTACATGTTAAGTATCAAAGGTTCGTTTTTCAACAGACAGAAAAAAAGAAGCAGATTTTATCAAAGTGGGAGGGATGCAGAAACAGAGAGCTCACACAATTCTTtactacaaaaagaaaaaaaaaaagaagaagaaagaaacagagaTTTCGTCCTTTCAATGAAGCTGAAGCTGGTACTTGTTATTATTCACACGTCGTCTCTACTGCGATGCTGCAGGAGCAATTGTTCCAGCTCTTCCCTGCGTCGGTCTATCTCCTGCAACAAACAAGATTCAATGATTTAGAACCATCTGCTAAATTATTATGATGGTGCAGCAAATAGAGAATGGAGACTCGAGTGCAAATTTAAACTATATGGATAGTACTTGCCTCAAGATCCTTGACAGCTTGTTCTCTTGAAATCTCCTTCTGCTGCCGAGCACGCTTCAAAAAGCCGATGCACAGAACTCCCTGAAGTTCAGACAACGATCAGAGATTAACTGACTGACGGTAAGAACACAATCGGGGACACATACCAAAAAGGGGTAGTTGTTGCCAATATCGGACCAAAAGAGACATTAAGGTGCAAAAATTGGAAGAGACTCATTTTCCAGAGGCAAGAAGATGCAACCCAAAGTAAGATGAAGAGTAAGTCAAAAGAAGGTGAAAACGTAACTGAGATGAAATAGATAAGACCACAAGAAAGGAGCATGTAGCTAGCGATATTCTGTAGAAGCAGGAGATCCTTCTTCTGAGCCAGGTAGTCAGGGAAAGCTCTCGTCATCACAGCAACACTGAAACGACCAAATCAAacaaatataaacattaaaaaaaacaaatcttaaaaCAACCAAGACATGGTCTCAAATTCTCTCAGCATCATCTTGGTGATGATGACACACTAAGTCATGACACGTGTTCTTGAATTGGCTGAAGCCAACACTCCCCacccccaaaaaaaaattatttataaacaagAGGATGGTAACTTACAAAATCTGAAGCATTCCTCTACCAGCCCAGTACTCAAGAACCTGCAGTGTGTAACGAGTAGAGAAATTAAAACATATGTGCTTAGATTAGGGTAAGTATTGACGAAAGGAACCTTGGAAAATTTGAGGATGAAACCCCATTCAGTCTCGGCGAGAACCACGAAACAAGCAATCACCACAGCATAACACCGGAATATTCCATCGAACAgctaaaatgatttttaaaaaaaacaagctTCAGACGATGAAGATCAAGAGACGAGAAAGAGATGGATTACATACATCGTGGCTATCTCGGAAGGAGCGAATGGCAGCGAGAACGTTAACGACGACGCAGAGGATGGCGATAAGAGAGGTAACGAAGCTGAAACACCTGCAAACAACAAGGAAAGGATCCGCTCTGTTACTGAGCCTCGATCTTATGGCGGCTCCAGAAGGCTCGCCGGTTCCTTCATCGGCCCTCTCCATATGAAACCGATTTCCCCGGGATATACTCCGGCGAAGATCCACCGTATTCGGCTGAATAGATGCGTTGAGTGGTTTGGTTTAGGAGGAGATTACTGGAGAAAGTGATGTGGGTATATGGGCCCAATCTCATCTTCCAGCCCAAATGTCATAACCTGCAAAATAAAGGAAAGACGTTAGTTTTCCTTTTCACGTTATCATGTCGGTTAAACTAAATTGTTAAGTCAATTTGAAATAGGAAAGTCTGAGGACTATAAATAGGGATGTAGTCATAGCTTTTAGAATCATCCGAATACAAAGAGAACACTAGAGATAGAGAGATCAAGTTAGGCTTTGCTATTTGCATAAGAGTTGTCTTGTGATCTATATTGTGTTCTAAAGAAAACCTTTGAAGTTAATAAAACTAAGAGAAGTGTTTGTTTATACGATTGATCTTTAAGTCTTTTAAAGCACAAGTTGGATTAAAAActcaacaagtggtatcagagcaatccaGGTTTGATTGCGGGTGCTTTAAAAGATGACTAAGACAAGGATCGAGGTGGACCGGTTCGAAGGAACAGGAGACTTCTTGCTGTGGAAAGTTCGTATGATGGCTCACTTTGGGGTTCTAGGGCTAAAAGACATCCTAACTGATGAGACACTTCTGATGGATTCTCCAACTACCAAGGAGGAATCAGAAGGGGAGACGAAGAACGCAGAAGAAGAAACGACGGGTTCAAAGATTGATCCAGAAAAGCTCAAGAAATCGGAGAAAGCTAAAGACTTAATCGTCCTGAACGTAGGTAACCAAGTTCTACGGAAGATCAGCCATTGTGATACAGCTGCTGCGATGTGGACCGCTTTAAACACGCTGTATACGGAGACGTCTTTACCGAATCGTATCTACTTGCAACATAAATTCTACACGTTCAAGATGAACGATTCCAAGAGCATAGACGCAAACGTTGATGATTTTCTAAAGTTAGTATCAGACCTCAATAACTTGAATGTGGATGTTTCAGAAGAAGTTCAAGCTATCCTGCTACTAAACTCAATGCCTCGTATGTATGATCATCTTAAGGAAACTCTCAAATACGGCAGGGACACTCTCAAGATTAATGAAGTGACGGGAGCTGCTAGGTCTAAAGAGCGAGAGTTACTTGAAAGTGGAAAGCTTTCAAAGTCACAAGATGAAGGGTTATACGTGGAAGATAGGGGAAGATCATCAAACAAGGGAGGGAACCGGAATGGGAAAGGAAGATCGAAGAGCAGGCACGGACGTTCTAAATCAAGGCCTAGATACGACAAGAACAACAAGGGGTGTTTCGTATGCGGCAAAGAAGGACATTGGAAAAGGGAATGTCCAGAGAGAAAAACACAAAGAGCCGCTAATGTAGCTGCAGAGCCTAAGCAGCCACTTGTACTAACAGTTAGTACACACGACAGCAGCTCGGAATGGGTTATGGACTCTGGTTGTTCTTTCCATATAACTCCAAACAAAGATGTTCTGTTTGACCTAGAAGAATTCGAAGGAGGCAGAGTTCTGATGGCAAACAACACTCACTGCGACGTCAAAGGAATTGGCAAGATAAGGATCGTGAGACCTGACGGTTCTATTGTGATACTTACTGATGTAAGATATATGCCAACCATGAGCAGAAATCTTATTTCGTATGGAATGCTTGAGCGAGCAGGATGCAAATACGAAGGGAAAGATTTCATGATTCGTTTCTACAAAGATggaaaagagataatatctGGAAAGTACAATGAAGGCCTGTATTATCTACAAGGAACGGTTCCAAAAGGAGAAGCGAATGTGACGCGAGCTGAGGTGGACATGACGAAGATTTGGCACGCACGGCTAGGGCACATGAGTTTAAAGAACTTAAACGTGCTTGTGAAGGAAGGATATTTATCAAACAAAGAGGTAGATAAATTGGAGTTTTGTGAGACTTGTGTCCTGGGAAAGTCTCATAAACAAAGCTTCCCTGCGGCCAAGCATACTTCGAAAGAGGTTTTGGAGTATATACACTCGGATCTATGGGGTGCACCGTCTACTCCAGAAAGCCTAGCAGGGTGCAAGTATTTTATAAGCTTCATAGATGATTATTCTCGGAAAGTTTggatttattttctaaaatccaaAGATGAGGCGTTCAGCAAGTTTGAAGAGTGGAAAGTAGCTGTGGAGACTCAGATCGGGAAGAAGATTAAGTGTCTTAGAACAGATAACGGGTTAGAGTTTTGCAATAAACAGTTCGACAAGCTCTGCAAAGACTCAGGCATCAAAAGACACACGACTTGTCCGTATACGCCACAACAGAACGGCGTATCGGAAAGGATGAACCGGACAATCATGGAGAAGGTAAGATGTATGCTTTCAGAAGCAGGTTTGGGTCAAGACTTCTGGGCAGAAGCTGCATCAACGGCTGTCTACATTATAAACCGATCACCGAGCTCAGCCATTGACTACCGGCTTCCTGAAGAGATGTGGACAGGAAAGAGACCCGAGTTAAACCATCTTAGGCGATTTGGTTGCTCTGCATATGTCCACACGATTCAAGAGAAAACAAGTCCAAGAGCTTTAAAAGGCATTTTCATGGGATACCCGTTTGGAGTTAAAGGATACCGCGTTTGGTTACCCGAGGAAAGCAAATGCGTTACAAGTAGGAATGTGGTGTTTAATGAAGAAGAGCTGCCTAAACACACAGAAACTAAAGATAAGccgaaagaaagaaagaaaagtacTATGAAAGTTACTTTCAAAGATCCTCTAATCGAAGGGCCTAGTACAGTCGATGTAGAGGGGTCACCTGTTCAAGGTGGAGTTTCTGAAGCTGAAGAATCAGAAAATTCAGAAGAAACAAGTTctgaagaggaaaaagaaaacTCAGAAGGAGAACCGGATCTCGAAGGGTATATGCTTGCACGGGACAGAGTACGAAGACAGATCCGACCTCCTTCAAGGTTCGAAGATACTGATTTTGCGGCTTATGCTTTAGCTGCATCTGAAGAGATTGAAATCGACGAGCCTAAGTCGTTTAAAGAAGCTATGATGAGCAAGAAAAGCAAGTTTTGGAAGAATGCTGCTAGTGATGAAATGGAATCTCATCAAAAGGCTGGCACTTGGATACTAATTGAAAAACCCGAGAATGCAAAAGTTTTAGGCAGCAAATGGATCTTCAAGTTAAAGCCTGGGATACCTGGAGTCGAAGATCCAAGGTATAAAGGAAGAGTAGTTGCTCAGGGATATTCCCAAAAGGAAGGAATCGACTACAATGAAGTGTTTTCACCTGTTGTGAAACATGTGTCGATAAGATTGATGTTATCTCTCGTGGTAAACAGGGATTATGAGCTTGAGCAGATGGACGTTAAAACAGCTTTTCTTCATGGAGATTTGGAAGAAAGAATCTTAATGAATCAACCAGAAGGATTCATAAAGAAAGGAGATGAAAATAAAGTCTGTTTACTAAAGAAGTCACTATATGGTTTGAAACAATCACCAAGGCAATGGAATCGAAAGTTTGATTGTTTCATGAAGAGCCAACGGTTTGTGAGAAGCAGAGAAGACCCATGTGTTTACATTAGAAACGTGAACACAGAGCAGGCCGTGTACTTACTTCTGTACGTCGACGATATGCTTATAGCTTCGGGAGATAAACAAGAAATCAGGGATGTGAAAGAGAGCTTAAGcaaagagtttgagatgaaagatttagGCAAAGCTTCAAGAATACTAGGAATGGACATTACTAGAGACCGAGAGAAGGGAATCTTAACGTTGTCTCAAGAGAACTATTTGGAAAAGGTTCTAAATAGGTTCGGTATGTCTGAAGCAAAAGCTGTAAATACTCCTACCACATCTCAGTTCAAACTAAAGAGTCTTACTAAAGACGAgattgaagaagaaagaaggtaCATGGAAGACATACCGTATGCAAGCGCGGTAGGAAGTCTTATGTACGCAATGGTCGGATCGAGACCTGATTTAGGTTTTGCAGTTGGACTCATAAGCCGCTTTATGTCTGAACCTGGAAGAGAACATTGGTTAGCCGTAAAGTGGGTTTTGAGATATTTAAAAGGTTCTACAAGAAGATGTCTAACATTCACTAAGCATTCAAAGTTTAGCATTGAAGGTTTTTGTGACTCTGATTACGCTACTGATCGTGACAGAAGAAGGTCTGTAACTGGATACGTGTTTCAAGTATGGGGAAATACGGTTAGCTGGAAATCAAGTTTACAAGAAGTGGTAGCTCTTTCGACAACTGAAGCAGAGTACATGGCTCTTACCGCAGCCGCGAAAGAAGCTATATGGTTGAGAAAACTATGTGTAGAGTTGGGTTTTGAACAAGAAAGTGTTAAGATACACTGCGATTCTCAAAGCGCTATAGCCCTAGCAAAGAATCATGTTCATCACGAAAGAACTAAACACATAGACAACAAGTATCACTTCATCAGAGACGTTGTAGAAGAAGGCAAGGTTCACCTATCTAAGATTCATACTAGCAAGAATCCAGCAGATTTTCTAACTAAAGCCTTACCCGGGCCTAAGTTCGATCTCTGTTGTGATCTCTTAAACATCGCCTAAAAAGACAGGAGCGCCACAGGTAACATCATTGTTGTAACCTCGCCACAGAAGAAATAATGAGTTAAAGTACTCCGGTTATTTCTTAAACAACAATGAAGGAACTTTAGAGTTCAAAGGAAACGTTACCTGTGGGGAAGGAGAGGCGAGGCGGAGAAATCTTAGCTCAAGGTGGAGAAGCTAGAAGagataaacaaacaaaagtgTAAGTAACGGATGATGAAACTCAATGAAGAAGCATTGATATAAGAAGATGACTACCAGGGAGAAAACGTCTTAAACAGCGATGGAGGCTGAAGGGAGACGAGTATCTCGGCTGAAAAAAGAAGCAATATATTGTTCATTAGACACAGTCTTAAACAGCTACCGTAAAGACAGTTACTTTATCAAGAGATGAAGGGAGACAAGTGTATGAGCAAAGGGAAAACTTCTAATGATATTAACCGACACAGAG contains these protein-coding regions:
- the LOC108839573 gene encoding probable ubiquitin-like-specific protease 2A isoform X1, whose product is MRLDPSSPSVGTQRAAMTLPSVHSRGKREKIGVFDYTDEDEHVEEMSKKLLRKFDSPGTTSKPPRALDKYDFLRFFSVTQGTQGESKALNHHRVIDVEVPAKEERLRCEPSGYYKTWDLIDVTSDDSHGRIGVNSSSSSENDDASEGEEATSITSGSREVDSENSHVLIIPDLIIYGDIYCTNSKLTFSRNCMSVESSSVNATKGTFSCKWAIEDIVRIESQWCSEVETAVVNVLLKSRDPNEVDNAKEISGIDLLKFSVYDAKSFKEVETIKLLDSRYKDIWFDTITESEESACSGHNLETSLTNLAGSFEDLVYPQGEPDAVVVRKQDIELLKPRRFINDTIIDFYIKYLKSRIPPEERGRFHFFNCFFFRKLANLDKGSPSSFGGKEAYQRVQKWTKNVELFEKDYIFIPINFSFHWSLIIICHPGELVPSSVENASRVPCILHLDSIKGSHKGGLVNIFPSYLREEWKARQGNTKTDLSRASNMQLISLELPQQENSFDCGLFLLHYLELFVTRAPAKFNPSLITRSGKFLTRKWFPAKEASLKRGYILELLYNLHKGHDPSILPANSNSKPPHFRVSNKNDEENESKNVTETCNWRKPFDGGSSSIVTYIPQTKTCLPDQILSKEVFYAGGYDLPEASKRRKSFMSPIVEEVQESGEKEEIHLPMDTEESICQEMETLRKEECMLYIEDTDDDEAVSVEYVPDSQDSYEVEMKEDEEEDDELILFTGASKEIHKTRETKSASALIEKGVYKSKSRALAARSCCNNILLVLSDDEGSSAGSYELQNKENISSSSCNVMAKRPKT
- the LOC108839573 gene encoding probable ubiquitin-like-specific protease 2A isoform X2, with product MRLDPSSPSVGTQRAAMTLPSVHSRGKREKIGVFDYTDEDEHVEEMSKKLLRKFDSPGTTSKPPRALDKYDFLRFFTQGTQGESKALNHHRVIDVEVPAKEERLRCEPSGYYKTWDLIDVTSDDSHGRIGVNSSSSSENDDASEGEEATSITSGSREVDSENSHVLIIPDLIIYGDIYCTNSKLTFSRNCMSVESSSVNATKGTFSCKWAIEDIVRIESQWCSEVETAVVNVLLKSRDPNEVDNAKEISGIDLLKFSVYDAKSFKEVETIKLLDSRYKDIWFDTITESEESACSGHNLETSLTNLAGSFEDLVYPQGEPDAVVVRKQDIELLKPRRFINDTIIDFYIKYLKSRIPPEERGRFHFFNCFFFRKLANLDKGSPSSFGGKEAYQRVQKWTKNVELFEKDYIFIPINFSFHWSLIIICHPGELVPSSVENASRVPCILHLDSIKGSHKGGLVNIFPSYLREEWKARQGNTKTDLSRASNMQLISLELPQQENSFDCGLFLLHYLELFVTRAPAKFNPSLITRSGKFLTRKWFPAKEASLKRGYILELLYNLHKGHDPSILPANSNSKPPHFRVSNKNDEENESKNVTETCNWRKPFDGGSSSIVTYIPQTKTCLPDQILSKEVFYAGGYDLPEASKRRKSFMSPIVEEVQESGEKEEIHLPMDTEESICQEMETLRKEECMLYIEDTDDDEAVSVEYVPDSQDSYEVEMKEDEEEDDELILFTGASKEIHKTRETKSASALIEKGVYKSKSRALAARSCCNNILLVLSDDEGSSAGSYELQNKENISSSSCNVMAKRPKT
- the LOC130508358 gene encoding uncharacterized protein LOC130508358 yields the protein MERADEGTGEPSGAAIRSRLSNRADPFLVVCRCFSFVTSLIAILCVVVNVLAAIRSFRDSHDLFDGIFRCYAVVIACFVVLAETEWGFILKFSKVLEYWAGRGMLQIFVAVMTRAFPDYLAQKKDLLLLQNIASYMLLSCGLIYFISGVLCIGFLKRARQQKEISREQAVKDLEEIDRRREELEQLLLQHRSRDDV